Proteins encoded in a region of the Rickettsia bellii RML369-C genome:
- a CDS encoding ChaB family protein codes for MPYKNNTDLPDSVKNHLPKHAQDIYREAFNHAFEQYKSPKKRRDNDSRETVAHKVAWSAVEKKYHKNDKGDWVSH; via the coding sequence ATGCCTTACAAAAACAATACCGACCTACCCGATTCAGTCAAAAATCATCTTCCAAAGCATGCTCAAGATATTTATCGTGAAGCTTTTAACCATGCATTTGAACAATATAAATCTCCTAAAAAAAGACGGGATAACGATTCTAGAGAAACTGTTGCACATAAAGTAGCATGGTCAGCTGTGGAAAAGAAATATCATAAAAACGATAAGGGCGATTGGGTGAGTCATTAG